In Tautonia rosea, the genomic window GAGCCGGCCATTACGGGCCAGGTTCAGGCCTTCACATCGTTACGATTGCCCGAATCGTGAATCAGCGATCGCGATCATTTCGAGGAGGTATCGGCCTCGGGATCGACCGACTCGGTGCGACCTCGGACGAGTGTCCGCGTTTGTCCCTCCTGAACCACCTCGCCTCGCTGGTTGACCACTTGACGGTTCCAGGTCACAACACCTCGTCGACCTCGGGCTCGGGGTTCGAGCGCTTCGACCCGGGTGATGACCCGAATGGTGTCGCCGGGAGCGATCGGTTGACGAAATGACCAGGAGAGAATTTCCAGAAACGCGAGCGTCTCGACGCGAGGGGCCGTGGTCCCGAGGCCACTGGCGATTGCCAGACCGAGCAGTCCATGGGCAACCGGTTGCCCAAATGGCCCTTGCCGAGCCGCCTCATGGTCCACATGCAGCGCATTAAAATCACCAGAGAGTCCCGCAAACAGGGAAATCTCCGTCAGTGTAATCGTCCGAGAGACACTCTCCCAAGCCTCTCCGATCACCAAATCCTGGAAGTACAACACCTGGACATTGTAAACCTTCACCGATCTATATTCCTCGCGGTAACCCTCAAGTGAGAAACAGGTTCGGCTTCGTCCCCCGGGTTCAAGGAGATCTCGAGAGCATCGCCTTGAGTCGTCGTCCAAAGACCGATTGAAAGCTCGGATTTGAACCGCTTGCAACGATTCGACTCAAAGAATTCTGTCGATGGTCTCTTTGGCACAAGGATTGTACCGTGGTACGATCCTCTTCTGCAGCCTCGACTCAATTTCGTGACGAGCGACGGCGACCGACGAAGGGAGCTCATCGCATGAAGGTGCTCATCGCCGATGATGATCGGAAGGTGGGGGCTAGCCTCCAACAGATTCTGAGCAGAATGGGATATAGTGTGGCAGCAGTGGCCGAGGATGGCCAGCGCGCAATCGAAATGTGCCGCCGCACACTGCCAGATGTGGCAATCCTCGACATCGAAATGCCCGGTCTCGATGGCCTTTCCGCGGCCCGACAGATCGCCCAGGATCCTGGAACCCCTGTGATTATTTTGACCGCGCACGGTCAGCCCGAACTGGTCGAAGCCGCAATCCAGGAAGGGGCGATCCAGTATCTTCTGAAACCAGTCACTGGTCCAGCACTCAACGCTGCCATTCAGATGGCTGTGGCCAAGGCCAGGGAATTGGATCAATACAAAAAACGGAGCGAGGAACTTGAGGCAACGCTCCGCGATCGAAAAATGATTGAAAAGGCCAAAGGCATTATCATGTCTCGAAAGAATTTGACTGAAGCCGAAGCCTTTCGTTTCCTCCAGCGCGAAAGCCAAGATCGCCGAATCGCGATGGCGAAGCTCGCCGAAACTATTGTTCATGCACACGAGTTGATTTGATTTTTCTGATGATTCTTGTCAATCGTTCCCCAATCGGCTCTCTCCAACCGGTTGACACAATGGCCGGTCGGACTGTAGCCTAAATTTGATTAAGGAGGAAAAATCTCGAATGATGAGTTTGAACTCCTCGTACGATGTCGGCAGTGATTGCTACTCTTGATCCTTTTGCCAGGCACGTGTTTTTTCTCTGAGAGATCGATTCGCCCCTCAGGCAACTGCTATGCATGGATGTGCTGAGTCCGCTCCCACACCGTTCGGGGGAGCCTTTAGGACGGTGCAGGATGTTCCCGAATTACGGGATATTCTTGCGGCGCTCAGCGATCATTTTGAAAAGCCCTTAATTGGCATTCGCGATGCCGTGGAGTCGCTCCTGCTGAACCCGGCCATCCCGCAAGCCGTGCAACCTCACCTAGCAACTGCAGCGACCATGTGTAACGATGTTGCAGTCCTCACACAACGCTATCTCGATTACATCGAGCAGGTTCAGGCATTGCCTTCACCACAATGTCTTGCCGTTCGACCCGATGAGCTACTCGTGGAGATTGACCGACAAGTCATGCCCGAAGCCTTTGGGCGAGGGGTTGCCTGGAACTGTGCGCTTGACGGACCGATTCGTCCGATCTTGACGGATCGAGTCCTCTGCCTTGAGGCCTTGCTGGAGTGGGCGGTGTTGGCGGTCGAATCCGCGAAACCGGGTGATTCGATATCGCTGGTCCTGACGTCCAGCCCGTCAGAGCAAGGTAGAACCAGCCGGCTGTCGATGGTCTCGACTGCGGAAGAATTGATCTCCAACTTCACCAGTCTCCGCGAAGACCCACTGTTCAGTCGTTTTGTTTGCCTCGAGGAAGTGGGAACGGATGCAGGCTCTCGGCTGGCATTAAGCCTCGAACGACTTGAGATGCTTGGGGTTGAGGTTCGATGCTTCGCAGCGGATGGAGAGCTGATTCGCTCTGCCGAGTTCACGTTTCCTGAAGCTCCGCGAAGCGCTCGAGGTGATGCCTTCAGCATGGATTTCAGTGAAACACTCAATGAGTGAGCTGGCCGCGTTATCGTCTCTGCCCACCGTAGGTCATACGAATCAGCGTGCCTTGACCTGGCTTGCTGAGAATCGAGAGAGTCCCTCCATGCCGACGCCAGATACTGTTTGCAAGACAAAGGCCGATCCCCAGTCGACCTGGTTTCGTTGAGAAAAATGGATCGAGTGCTTGTTCCTGGACCATAACATCCATGCCAAGCCCATCGTCCTCGATGATCAAACTCGTCCACTCCAATTCTTCAACCTGCGATCGGATTGAAATTTGTCCACCGTCAGGGCGGAGTGCCTCGATTGCATTGAGAAGCAGATAGCCAAACATCGATCGCAGTTGCGACGGATCACCTTTCAAGGTTGATATTGGCTTACTGTCAACAACCCAGGAAACGTTGGGGTACGCCAACGCCAGTTCGGAAACGACCTCCTGAATGAGACCAAACAGATCAACTGACTGATCGAGCGGTTGTGTCGAGGACCGGGTAAAGTCAATCAGACGACGAGCAACCCCTGAAGCTTTGACCGAAACGTTAACGATCAAGTCCACCGTTTCAGACAGCTCAGGATCCGACTCCGATGGACTCGACAGTTTGAGAATCTCGGCGTTGCTGACAACCGCACTGAATGCGTTGATGAGATGATGGCCCACGCTCGACGCAAGATGCGCGAGTTGCCGTTCCCGATCGGGTCCATAGGTCGTGGGTGTTGGATCTGGCATGAATCGAAGCATAATCGAACGCGAGTTCAGTTGCCAGCGACCGGAGGCTCTGGGTCATTGAACTCGCGGATTAACCGAGCTTCGATCCACGCTGCATAATCGCGAACACCACCACCCCGGCCAAACTCAGTTGCGAGGATCAAAAACTGTCCTCCCGAAACGTCCACATCCACGGCAATAGGGTCAACTCCCGAGGACACGGGAGGCGATGCATATCGCTCTTCCCCATCAACCAGCACCCGAAACACCACATTGCCAAGCGGGCCGGCGAGATCATCCAGTGCAACACAAGCCTGAAAGCGTTGATCCTGAGGCTGCAAACGGTAAGCAACCAAGGAACGACTTTGCGTTCCCAGACCTCGGAGAAATTGACGACCGTTAACGGTAATCGGGTGCCCGAAAACCGTCTTGTTTTTCTGGACAGGACGAGCCGGTCCCACATAAGCAACGGTCACCTCACGGGCCGCCTCAAGTTCCGAAAGATAAACAATCGTCTCGCTCAGAGCGTGTATACTGGCGATCCGATCGACTGGCGATTCAACCTCAACGCCAAAGCGTGTCCGACCTTTCATTCGGCCCTCTCGAACGCTGAGATCGACCAATCGAAGTCGGGTTGCATCGGTGAAGACAAGATCAAATGAGCGTCCCGGAATCTCGGGAATTTGCAGTAAACCCGGATCGAGCCCCACTGCATGCACCATTTCCTTAGGGAGCTTCTGCAGACGATTGGCGTCGAGGTAGGAGACTCCGGACTCGTCGAGCGCCGAAAAGGTCACATCTCGTTCGTCTCCATTGACCAGATAAAGACGGTCAGACTCGCGATCAGCACTTCGAAGGTCGAATAGGGTTCTCTCCTCTGTCTGAGGATTCAGATCGGGCATAATTGAAAAGCCAACGACCACCTCTAGTGGGATGCTCAACGCTCCAAAGATGGAAGACCTGACCGAAATGGTCCGTTCGTTGGCGGCATCGAGTTGCCCCCGAATCTGGTCGCCAAGGGGTAGCACCACGAGCGGAGCGTCTGGGACCTTCTGTGTCACGATCGGGCGATTTCTGAACAACTTGACCAGGTCCTCTCCCCGAAGCACATGATCCATGCCCTGTTCATCAACGAGAGCAATTTCGCCTTCGGGCGACATGGATCGAATTCGACCCGTAATAATCGATCCGTCAATGAAGAGCGCATCGAAGACCGGATCGGACGGGAGCGGATCTGGAGCGTCCTGAGCGGCCGAGCAGAATCCTGCCCCCACCAGCCAGAGCGTCCACACCCATCGCGAAGATCGAGAAGCAATTTTCATGGTTGCAGGAACTTCTCTTGCACTGATCGAGCAACAAAGGCTCGCATCGAGGAGGTCCCCAGGTCGATCCTGGATCAACCCTCGGAAACCGATTATCGCTGAAAGATCGGCAGGCAACTAAAGGGAAGTTGCAGGATGATCAGGGCCATTGCCGTTCCATAAGCCGGTCCAAACCCGTCGGACCAAGAACCATCGGGTTCCTGATCGTTGAGCAGTTCGTCTCGGATGGCGGGATACCACCGATTCCAATCATCACCACCTCGAATCCACATGGCCTGCGCCGCATAATAATGGCCATAAAAGTAATGAGGAAGTCGGCGAAGGAAACGATCATCGGGCCGGTGTTGCTTCAGATATTCGATTCCGTCGTCCACCGCTTGATCGTTATACACGGCAGCACTGTAAAGGGCCACTACCCCTGCAGCCGAGCGCGGGAAGGCACTCGAGCCGCCTCGTAACATGTAGCGGAAGCCCCCGTCAGGGTTCTGAGCCTGATTGACGTATTCGATGCACTCTTCGACCGTCTCCTTCGGCACGAAGAGTCCCGCGTTCCGAGCGGCTCTGAGCGCATTGATCTGACAGATCGTGACAGACAGATCCGCATCGTCCCGGACGGGCTGATAACGCCATCCACCTTCTTCATTTTGTGTGTCGATAATGAGTCGTACAGCTCGCTCTAGGATCGGGCGAAGCTCCGACCGACGGGACATACCATACGCCTCAGCGAGAAACAACGTTGCGAACCCATGCCCATACATCGGGTTGTTGGAAGGGGGAGGACTGGAAACAAAACCCGAGGCATCGGCACACGACATGACATACCCGAGTGCCTCATCGATGTACCTACCGTACGGACCTCGGCCCGGCGACGAGCCATTGCCCATGAAGGCCAGGCCCGCAAGACTTGAAATCGCCGCTCGATACGAACCGCTGCCATACGACCCATCGGGAGCCTGGTTCGCCCCGAGCCACGAAAGTCCATCATCGATGGCCCGGAAAGTCCGATCATCCACCAACTCCGCCGCTCCCTCGGGCACTTCCCCGGTCCGTCCTTCCCGAAATCCCGTATCCTGGCGACCCGAAACAGACGAAAGAGGACCTGCGACCGTTGCTCCGAATCCGGAAAACGCCAGTTGCGTGAACCGACGTCGTGAGAGGCAAGAAGAACGCTTAAACGGGTGTTGCCCCATGGTCGGAACTCCGGAATTATTCGAAAATCAACGGTCCCGTGGCGAAAATTACCGTTCCACGCCCTTCTTGGCCACCGACAGAAAATATCGCTCAATGAGCTCGCGACGTTGATCCAGCGGCATCATGCGGCTGACGTTCCCCATGACCTCTCGGAGCGAATCCTGAAGATGGCCCCACGAATCCTTGGCGTTGACGAGCGCGGGATTCTGTTCGGGAGTTTTGGGGGGAGCGCCGGTTTGTTCGCCGTTGTTCTCGCCGTTCTGATCTTGCCCTTGGTCTTGCGGTTGCTGACCCGCCATCTCGGTCTGCTGTTGTTGCCGTTGCTGTTGTTGTTGCTGCTGTCGGATACGACGGAGGAGTTCGTCGAAGTCGCGGACAATCTGTTCCTGCTGTTCCCGGGTCTGACCCCCGGTATCGAGTTCGGAAAGGCGTTTCTCGACCTCTCGCATCTTCTCCATGGTTTCCGAAAGGGGACCACCTTCTTTGGACGCCTGCTGACGCTGGTCTTCATCCTTTGGCGGATCGATTCGACCGAGGAGTCGTCGAAGATAATCATCGAATGCCTGTTCTTCGCGATCGAGCTCACCTCGGGCCTCATCCCGAAGGCGGTCGGGTCGGTCGGGCATTGCGTCGAGTCCCAGGTCCGACGGAGCCTGGCCGTCGGCGTCGGGTCGATCAGATCGTGGACCGATGAGACCTTCGAGCAGCTTGTCAACATCGGCCTCATCGTCCCCGAGAGGCGTGGGAGTCGATTTCTTGTCCTCGTCACTCGCCCCCTTCACGTCTGACTTGGCCTTTTCAGAGGGTTTCGTGCCTTGCTGAATCTCGTCCAGCAGGCGATCGAGGGCATCATCCTGGGCCGATGCCGTCAGGCCGCCCCCGAGGACCAGGGCCAGCGTCAGAATTAGGAATCGAGTCGCGGGCATGGGTCAATCCTCCAGTCCGTCGGGCCGCCGGGGACGAATAAGGTCACGAAGCAGGTCGGCGATCGTGTGCTGATCTTCTTCCAAACGAACGAACTCCTGTTCCTGAGCCTCCGACAGTGGTTCATCACGTTGCTTGAGTTCGTCCAATTCCAGGGTGCGGAGATTGATGTCTTCCTGCATGGCTTTGAGCATGCGAATCTGAGCCTCCGCAGGAATGCCGTCCCCCTGATTTCCCTGGCCGGGTTGCCCCTGACCGCCGCCTTGTTGCTGCTGTTGGCCGCCCTGCTCTTGATCCTCCTCATTGGGCGGATCAAGCGAGGCAACCAGCCGTTCGAGCCAGCGACTGGCATCTTCCTCGGCTCGTTGCGTCTCAGAACCCGTGTCAATCTCGCCAAGGTTCTCCGCGGCCTCTACCATCCGAGCGATCGCTCGTTCCAGGGAGAGCTTGAAGACCGGGGCACCATCCAGGCGTTCAGCCAGGGAGGCTGTTTCGTCCTTTAAGCCAGCCTGGGCACGACCAAGGTTGCGGACATCGAAGCTGTCGGCCCGGGAGAGTCGTCCGCCGCCCGCCCGTCGACGTGCTTCAAACGCTTCAGTTTCTTCGAGCAATCGCTTCTGACGATCATTGTACGCGCGAAGTTGGTCGCGAATCTTCGCAAATTGCTCCATCAGGAGGCGATCCTGGGCCTCCTGAATTGCCTGATCAGTATCGGCAATCGCCTGTTCGAGGTCTTTGAGCGCGTCTTCCTCATTGCGGATGGCGGCTTCGCCATCACCTTCATCAAGGTTCTGGCCGGCGTTCCCCATGCGAGATGCAGCTCTTGAACCGGCCCGGGCGGCCTGATCGGCTCGAAGTTTCCGAAGCTTTTGCAACTGACGGCGGAGCTCTTGCTCCAGTTGCTCCTGCTCCTTCGCAAGTTCCTGAAGGCGGGCGCGATCCGCCTCACCCCCCTGCTCTCCTCCGGCTTGTTGGCCCCCTTGAGCTTCTTCTCCGCCGGGCTGCTGACCCCCTTGGGGATTGCCCCCCTGCTGGCCTTTTTGCCCCTGAGCTTGGCGGGTCCGTTCGAGGAGATCCTCCTGACGGCGTTGAGCTTGAGCCAGTTCCGATCGGGTTTCTTGAAGTTGTTTGAGCAACCGTTCCAGATCATTTTCACGACGGTTCTTTAGGGCATCGACGAGGTCTTGCATGGCCTCGCGCCCCTTGTCTTGAGCCTGACCTGCTGGCCCCATCTGGTTTCGGCCGATCTGATCAGCCGCCTGGCCGAGTTCGGCCGCAGTGCCTTCGCGTTGAAGCTGTTGAAGGGCCTCCTTCATCGCCTCAGCCGCAAGTGGATCGCTTTCGGCCAATCCCTCGGTCAGCTCATTCATCCGATTGCTGAGATCCTGAAGTTCCCGAGAGACATCGCGTTGACGATCGGACAGATTCTGAAGGTCGGCCTTTTGTTCCGCGTTCAATTGGTCAGGCGTCTTGCCCATCAACGAGGGATCGGTGGCTCGTTGCTCGGTTTCTTTCTTTACGGAATCCTGATCATTAAGGAGCCGCTCGGCCTCGCGAGTCACTCCTCGGAGCGTTTCAAATTCGCTGAGACCCTGAAGCATCCCTTCGAGTTCTTGGGCAATCGCCTGCTGACTTTGCCGAGACTCATCGAGCGATTGGCGTGAATCAGACTCGCCGGGATCGCCTGGGTTGGAGGGTTGCGGCGCTCCCTCCGCGGCGGGAGCAGAAGGTTCGGACGGCTCGATTGGAGCGGTTTCTCCGGCAACCGCGCCATCGGCCTGACCGGCGGGAGCTTGTTCACCTCTCCGAGCATCCGGTTCGGCATCACCGGACTCTGCTCCCGGTTCACCGCCACGTCGCTGGCCTTCGAACTGCGGCTCAAGATCGCGGATTGCCCGAGAGATTCCCTGCTCGGCCGGACGAAGATGCTCGGCTCGAATCCGATCGACAGCCGCTTTCATCTGCTGCATTTGATCGGCGACCTCCGGGTCGGACATCCGGGAGTTTTCCATATCGTCCAGGAAGCGCTGGATGCGGTCACCCAGACCGTTACCCGACTCATCGAGCCGCCCGCCAACCTGTCGCTGCATGACGGACGCTTCTCGGAGCCGATCGCCGGTCTCTTGCTCAATCTGACCGGCAGCATCGAGTTCATTGATTGCCTCGCGGACGGGAGGCATGGCGAGTTTTTGCATCTCAAAGATCCGTTCGATTTCTTCTCGGATCTCTCGCCGACGATCATCCAGTTGTCCTCGATACTCCTCCTCGGAAATCACCCGGATTCGTACCAATCGGCTCCGGGTCAGGTGCGGCCCTTCGTCCTCGGGGCTGCTGTAGAAGTCTCGGGCCTCTCCAGAAACCGAGATGATCGAACCAGGAGTCACGTTCAAGGGCGCAAGCTCAAGTCGATGCTCCACTTCTTGGGAAAGCGAACGGCCTCCGTCGATCGACGCTTCTGCTGTCCAGAGGGGCACAACATGGTCCTCAGCCTCAGCCGATTCAGGCTTGGTGACCGTGTAGAGCAGGCGAACCAGTTGAAGTCCGTAGTCATCCTCTGCCCTGATTCGAAGAGGAACGGTCGCCGTGACCGGAACAGAGACATCAAATTGTGGTTCGACAATCAAGGCAAGCGGTGGTGTATCTGTGATCGTCCGGAGTTCGTAACGCGTCGCCTCGGGGTTGGAGAAGCCGTTCTGATCGCGGAGCGAGAACCAGAAAGATCCAGTTCCTTCTGCATCAATCGAGGCCAGCAATCGAGCGCCATCCTCCTGCATGGAAACCGGGATCTCAGTTGGCTCGTCATGAAGCATCAAGCGAGCGGAGCTTAATGGCTTGTTGGCCCGAGCATTGAACTGAATGACCGAGCCCTCAAGTGCTCGGATCTGGGTTTGGTCGGAGGCAAGCGTTTCCACGGCGGCCTCTCGCTCCGCATCGGTGGCGAATGGCCGGGTGTATGCCGGAGGCACAAGTTGAACCTGAACCTCATCGAGCGAGGGAGGTGGGACCACGGCCACATTCACCCAATCGGTGGTATCGTCTCCCGCAGTGACATAGAACCGAAACGACTGATTGACCGCATCGAGACGACCGTGAAACGTACCTTGCTCATCCGGTCGAAGAGCCGAGTTGATCGTCTCGCCATCTTCGAATCGGTAGATGATCCGCGCCGATCCGGGAGGGCGGCCTCGGAGCGCGCTGTCGAAGAGCTTCAATGGAGGGGCGACATGACTCAATACCTCAAACCATGCCCGAGGAGGCACCACGGGAAGTTCTCGACCGACACCCGCCTGGGCGGTCAGTTCGAACGGCATACCCCGGGCGAGTTTGGTCGGAGTTTCTGCGATTTCCAGTTCGGTTCGCTTGGGCCAGGCAACCTCATCGAGCAAGAAACGTCGGGCAGCAATCGACTGAAATTCTGGTGCGATGAATGTTTCGAGGAGAAGCACAGCCACGGCCCAGCCTGCAAGCGACCCAGCCAACCGCATTGGCCTCGGGTCAAGGATGGCCTGAAAATCAAGACTCTCAATGTCTCCCATCGCCTGAGTGATGGTGAGTTCCCGAAGCGCCTCAGACCCGTAACGACCATCGGCGGCATCAGAAGCGCCTCTGGCCTTGAGAAATTCAATGGTGCTTGAAAGGCGATCGTTGAGATGCGGCCATCGACGTTCAATCAGCAATGCGAGCCGGAGATCATCGAACGGGAACAGCAACGGACGGATGAGTTCTCGCCATGCGACCAGCGCCACGACGACCCCTGCGACGACAAGCGTGACCACCCGAACGTTCCACGTGAGAGGCACAAACCAGTCGATCCAGGTCAGCGTGATGAAGGCCATGACTGCGGCAAAGATCGTCCAGCACAGGCCCCTCAAAATGAGGACCCGTCGGAGGCGACCTCGGAGCCCGGCGATTCGGTGATCGAGCGTTTCCATCATCTCGCCGCTCCTCTCACGTGGAGAACGTTCCGTTCCAGAAGTCCTGAACCGTTTCGTGTGATACTCATATCATTTGTTTACGCTTACGCAAGACCCATTCCGTGGTCAACAGACCCAGAAACAGGGACAGCACACGCCAGTCGTTCCAGAGTGGAATGGGTGGGTCTGTGTCGAGCGGGATCTTGCGTGCCGGTGGAAGGTCATCGAGGAGATTTTCGGCCTCAAGGATTGAACGGTACTCTCCCCCCGAGAGGGACGCGGCCCGAATGAGTTCGGCCTTGTTGAGCTGAACACGATCGCGTTCATCGGCCGGAGGCTCGATTCGGAATTCGGCTGTTGGGATTTCCCCCTCCAGCACTGGCGGAGGGAGCAGTCGAACGCGATAGTCCCCAGGCACCGGATTGGAGAGAATGCCCTCAAACGAGTCGGCCGAGTCCCCCGTCGATCGGAGAACCAGGCGTTCGGGTGGGCGGTCTCCTCGCTCAATCTCGACCGCGACCTCTCCCGATCGAGGGGCAAGGCCGGCGCTCAGGAACCGAGCACGCACGAGAACCGGCTGATCCGATTGATAGATTGATCGATCGGTGGCCAGTTCTGCCGGGCGGTCTCGGCTCAGACGAGAGCGAGCCATGAAGCGGATGGTCTGCACCCAAAATCGTCCGAAGTAGCGGTCTGCGGTTCCGATCCGCCAGCGCCAGGTGTCGTCCAACCCGAAGTATAGTGACTTACCTGCCCCG contains:
- a CDS encoding MaoC family dehydratase, translated to MKVYNVQVLYFQDLVIGEAWESVSRTITLTEISLFAGLSGDFNALHVDHEAARQGPFGQPVAHGLLGLAIASGLGTTAPRVETLAFLEILSWSFRQPIAPGDTIRVITRVEALEPRARGRRGVVTWNRQVVNQRGEVVQEGQTRTLVRGRTESVDPEADTSSK
- a CDS encoding ANTAR domain-containing response regulator, producing the protein MKVLIADDDRKVGASLQQILSRMGYSVAAVAEDGQRAIEMCRRTLPDVAILDIEMPGLDGLSAARQIAQDPGTPVIILTAHGQPELVEAAIQEGAIQYLLKPVTGPALNAAIQMAVAKARELDQYKKRSEELEATLRDRKMIEKAKGIIMSRKNLTEAEAFRFLQRESQDRRIAMAKLAETIVHAHELI
- a CDS encoding sensor histidine kinase; translation: MPDPTPTTYGPDRERQLAHLASSVGHHLINAFSAVVSNAEILKLSSPSESDPELSETVDLIVNVSVKASGVARRLIDFTRSSTQPLDQSVDLFGLIQEVVSELALAYPNVSWVVDSKPISTLKGDPSQLRSMFGYLLLNAIEALRPDGGQISIRSQVEELEWTSLIIEDDGLGMDVMVQEQALDPFFSTKPGRLGIGLCLANSIWRRHGGTLSILSKPGQGTLIRMTYGGQRR
- a CDS encoding NPCBM/NEW2 domain-containing protein, producing the protein MKIASRSSRWVWTLWLVGAGFCSAAQDAPDPLPSDPVFDALFIDGSIITGRIRSMSPEGEIALVDEQGMDHVLRGEDLVKLFRNRPIVTQKVPDAPLVVLPLGDQIRGQLDAANERTISVRSSIFGALSIPLEVVVGFSIMPDLNPQTEERTLFDLRSADRESDRLYLVNGDERDVTFSALDESGVSYLDANRLQKLPKEMVHAVGLDPGLLQIPEIPGRSFDLVFTDATRLRLVDLSVREGRMKGRTRFGVEVESPVDRIASIHALSETIVYLSELEAAREVTVAYVGPARPVQKNKTVFGHPITVNGRQFLRGLGTQSRSLVAYRLQPQDQRFQACVALDDLAGPLGNVVFRVLVDGEERYASPPVSSGVDPIAVDVDVSGGQFLILATEFGRGGGVRDYAAWIEARLIREFNDPEPPVAGN
- a CDS encoding prenyltransferase/squalene oxidase repeat-containing protein gives rise to the protein MDDRTFRAIDDGLSWLGANQAPDGSYGSGSYRAAISSLAGLAFMGNGSSPGRGPYGRYIDEALGYVMSCADASGFVSSPPPSNNPMYGHGFATLFLAEAYGMSRRSELRPILERAVRLIIDTQNEEGGWRYQPVRDDADLSVTICQINALRAARNAGLFVPKETVEECIEYVNQAQNPDGGFRYMLRGGSSAFPRSAAGVVALYSAAVYNDQAVDDGIEYLKQHRPDDRFLRRLPHYFYGHYYAAQAMWIRGGDDWNRWYPAIRDELLNDQEPDGSWSDGFGPAYGTAMALIILQLPFSCLPIFQR
- a CDS encoding DUF4175 family protein; translated protein: MMETLDHRIAGLRGRLRRVLILRGLCWTIFAAVMAFITLTWIDWFVPLTWNVRVVTLVVAGVVVALVAWRELIRPLLFPFDDLRLALLIERRWPHLNDRLSSTIEFLKARGASDAADGRYGSEALRELTITQAMGDIESLDFQAILDPRPMRLAGSLAGWAVAVLLLETFIAPEFQSIAARRFLLDEVAWPKRTELEIAETPTKLARGMPFELTAQAGVGRELPVVPPRAWFEVLSHVAPPLKLFDSALRGRPPGSARIIYRFEDGETINSALRPDEQGTFHGRLDAVNQSFRFYVTAGDDTTDWVNVAVVPPPSLDEVQVQLVPPAYTRPFATDAEREAAVETLASDQTQIRALEGSVIQFNARANKPLSSARLMLHDEPTEIPVSMQEDGARLLASIDAEGTGSFWFSLRDQNGFSNPEATRYELRTITDTPPLALIVEPQFDVSVPVTATVPLRIRAEDDYGLQLVRLLYTVTKPESAEAEDHVVPLWTAEASIDGGRSLSQEVEHRLELAPLNVTPGSIISVSGEARDFYSSPEDEGPHLTRSRLVRIRVISEEEYRGQLDDRRREIREEIERIFEMQKLAMPPVREAINELDAAGQIEQETGDRLREASVMQRQVGGRLDESGNGLGDRIQRFLDDMENSRMSDPEVADQMQQMKAAVDRIRAEHLRPAEQGISRAIRDLEPQFEGQRRGGEPGAESGDAEPDARRGEQAPAGQADGAVAGETAPIEPSEPSAPAAEGAPQPSNPGDPGESDSRQSLDESRQSQQAIAQELEGMLQGLSEFETLRGVTREAERLLNDQDSVKKETEQRATDPSLMGKTPDQLNAEQKADLQNLSDRQRDVSRELQDLSNRMNELTEGLAESDPLAAEAMKEALQQLQREGTAAELGQAADQIGRNQMGPAGQAQDKGREAMQDLVDALKNRRENDLERLLKQLQETRSELAQAQRRQEDLLERTRQAQGQKGQQGGNPQGGQQPGGEEAQGGQQAGGEQGGEADRARLQELAKEQEQLEQELRRQLQKLRKLRADQAARAGSRAASRMGNAGQNLDEGDGEAAIRNEEDALKDLEQAIADTDQAIQEAQDRLLMEQFAKIRDQLRAYNDRQKRLLEETEAFEARRRAGGGRLSRADSFDVRNLGRAQAGLKDETASLAERLDGAPVFKLSLERAIARMVEAAENLGEIDTGSETQRAEEDASRWLERLVASLDPPNEEDQEQGGQQQQQGGGQGQPGQGNQGDGIPAEAQIRMLKAMQEDINLRTLELDELKQRDEPLSEAQEQEFVRLEEDQHTIADLLRDLIRPRRPDGLED